In bacterium, the genomic window GCCGGATTTCGGCGGAGGCACAACCTCTCTTCAGGATGCTTATCTTGATGCAAAATTTACGCCCGGATTCAAAATCCGGTTCGGAAAGGCAAAGACCCCGTTTGGGCTAGAACGTTTGCAGTCTGCAACCGACCTCATTTTTATCGAACGGTCTCTTGCTACAAATCTCGTTCCCAACCGTGATCTTGGAATTGTCGTATTTGGAGATATCGGAGGCGACAAGATCAGCTACGCAGCAGGAATTCTTAATGGAGTTGTCGATCTCGGGAGCAGCGACATCGATTTTGGAACGGACAGCAAAGACTTTGCCGGCCGGATCTTCGTCACGCCGTTCGCGGGTTTTGGCGTTGGTGTTGCAACTACTTTTGGCAATCAGGAAGGATCGCTCCTTTCAACCGGCTTGCCAACGTACCGAACGCAAGGACAATTAGCTTGGTTCCGTTACAGGGTGGGTACGACTGCCGATACAACAACACTCGCAGACGGCACGAGATTCCGCCTTTCTCCGCAACTGACATATTACAGAGGACCGTTCGGAATTCTTGCAGAATATGTCAGTTCGTCGCAGGAAGTCGTCAACGGAAAAAATCGTGCTGATCTCCGTAACAAAGCGTGGAATTTCACCACGCATTTTGTTTTGACCGGAGAAGCGGCAGGCTACAAAGGAGTGTCTCCGGAAAATCCATTTGATCATGATTCCGGAAAACTGGGGGCCTGGGAAATCGCATTTCGTTACAGCCGGTTGGATATAGACGAAGACGCATTTCCAATTTTTGCAGATCCAACAACAGCTGCAAGTCAGGCAGAGAACATTGCCGGCGGCCTGACCTGGTACTTCAACAAGAACGTGAAATTCATGTTCAACTACGACCATACCACCTTTGAAGATGCAAACATCGAGACTGAAAAGCTTTTTACAATGCGTTTTCAGATCGCATGGTAGCAGGAGGAAATGATGATAAACAAGAAATGGATCTTTCTGATGTTGTTTTGCGCAGCGGCGTTTTTTGTCCATGCGCAGGAAGTTTCGATCTTGAACGTATCCTACGATCCGACACGTGAGTTTTATTCCGAATTCAACCAGGCATTTGCAAAGCACTGGAAGGCCAAAACCGGAAAAGATATAACGATCAATCAGTCACACGGTGGTTCTGGCAAGCAAGCCCGTTCGGTGATCGATGGTTTGCAGGCTGATGTTGTAACCCTTGCTCTGGCATATGACATCGATGCGATTGCAAAAGCTGGTGTGATCAAGGCCGACTGGCAGAAGCGTCTTCCTCACAACAGCTCACCCTACAATTCGACAATTGTCTTCCTGGTACGAAAGGGAAACCCGAAAGGCATCAAAGACTGGGGAGACCTGATCCGCTCTGGTGTGTCCGTCATTACGCCGAATCCCAAGACTTCCGGTGGTGCCCGCTGGAATTATCTCGCTGCATGGGGTTACGCGTTGAAGCAGTTCAATAATGATGCTGCTAAAGCGAAGGACTTTGTCTCCAAACTTTTCAAGAACGTTCCGGTGCTCGATACCGGCGCGCGCGGATCGACAATCACTTTCACAGAAAGAGGTATTGGCGATGTCCTTCTCGCATGGGAGAACGAGGCTCTTCTTTCCGTGAGCATGCTAGGGAAGGATAAATTTGAAATCGTGGTCCCCTCACTTACTATTCTCGCAGAACCCCCTGTAACGGTGGTCGACAAGATCGTGGATCATCGTGGGACTCGCGCGGTTGCTGAAGAGTATCTGAAATTCCTCTACACAGAAGAAGGACAGAGATTGGCCGCGAAACATCATTATAGACCCCGCGTGCCTTCGGCGGCGACGGTAGCACAATTTCCAAAAGTGAACCTCATCACCATTGATCAGGTTTTTGGCGGATGGCAAAAGGCACAAAAGACGCACTTCGATGATGGAGGAATTTTTGATCAAATATATTCGCCTGGAAAATGAAGAATGAAGGCCCTTGATGTGCGTTGGACTCGGTCCTCGGTTCTCCCGGGATTCAGTTTGACGATGGGATTCACGCTTCTGTATTTAAGTTTGATTGTGCTGATCCCTCTTTCCACCTTGTTACTGAAGACGATTACGTTAACCTGGGCGCAGTTCTGGCAAATCATGACGTCGCAACGCACAATAGCGGCGTTCCGAATCAGCTTCCAGACAGCTTTTAGTGCTGCGCTGATCGATTTGATCTTTGGCACGATTGTTGGCTGGGTTTTGGCCCGTTACAGATTTGCCGGCCGACAATTGATAGACGCTCTGGTGGATTTGCCGTTTGCCTTGCCCACTGCTGTAGCCGGAATCGTTTTAACCACTCTATTCTCATCCAGTGGATGGTTGGGGCGTTACTTAATTCCGATGGGAATCACTGTGAACTACACTCCGCTCGGAATTACGATCGCCCTCATTTTTATCGGACTTCCTTTTGTTGTTCGAACGATTCAACCCATTCTCTCGGAAATGGATCGGTCCAGTGAAGAAGCGGCGGCCAGCATGGGGGCGAACCGCCGTCAGATACTCTGGCGCGTCGTTTTTCCGGAAATCTGGCCCGCAATGGTGACAGGTTTCACGCTTGCCTTTGCCCGGGCCCTTGGCGAATACGGATCGATTGTGTTCATTTCAGGAAACATCCCTTTGAAAACCGAGATCACCACCTTATTAATTGTAGGGCGGTTGGAGAATTACGATTATGCAGGCGCCACAGCGCTGGCCTTTAGCATGCTCGTGCTGTCGTTTCTGCTTCTTTTTCTGATCAACTTTCTCCAATCGCGTTCCAGGCAAAAGCTGGAGCGCAGTTGATGGATCCGCGAATTTTGGAACTCG contains:
- a CDS encoding OprO/OprP family phosphate-selective porin, which produces MNRKKILLFTFGSLALFLLASIARGDEKNPQLIISAGKGGFLLTSPDGDFKFRIRGYVQSDGRFFFDQSTSSIDTFVMRRVRPIFEGTVYKYFEFKIMPDFGGGTTSLQDAYLDAKFTPGFKIRFGKAKTPFGLERLQSATDLIFIERSLATNLVPNRDLGIVVFGDIGGDKISYAAGILNGVVDLGSSDIDFGTDSKDFAGRIFVTPFAGFGVGVATTFGNQEGSLLSTGLPTYRTQGQLAWFRYRVGTTADTTTLADGTRFRLSPQLTYYRGPFGILAEYVSSSQEVVNGKNRADLRNKAWNFTTHFVLTGEAAGYKGVSPENPFDHDSGKLGAWEIAFRYSRLDIDEDAFPIFADPTTAASQAENIAGGLTWYFNKNVKFMFNYDHTTFEDANIETEKLFTMRFQIAW
- a CDS encoding sulfate ABC transporter substrate-binding protein; protein product: MLFCAAAFFVHAQEVSILNVSYDPTREFYSEFNQAFAKHWKAKTGKDITINQSHGGSGKQARSVIDGLQADVVTLALAYDIDAIAKAGVIKADWQKRLPHNSSPYNSTIVFLVRKGNPKGIKDWGDLIRSGVSVITPNPKTSGGARWNYLAAWGYALKQFNNDAAKAKDFVSKLFKNVPVLDTGARGSTITFTERGIGDVLLAWENEALLSVSMLGKDKFEIVVPSLTILAEPPVTVVDKIVDHRGTRAVAEEYLKFLYTEEGQRLAAKHHYRPRVPSAATVAQFPKVNLITIDQVFGGWQKAQKTHFDDGGIFDQIYSPGK
- the cysT gene encoding sulfate ABC transporter permease subunit CysT: MKALDVRWTRSSVLPGFSLTMGFTLLYLSLIVLIPLSTLLLKTITLTWAQFWQIMTSQRTIAAFRISFQTAFSAALIDLIFGTIVGWVLARYRFAGRQLIDALVDLPFALPTAVAGIVLTTLFSSSGWLGRYLIPMGITVNYTPLGITIALIFIGLPFVVRTIQPILSEMDRSSEEAAASMGANRRQILWRVVFPEIWPAMVTGFTLAFARALGEYGSIVFISGNIPLKTEITTLLIVGRLENYDYAGATALAFSMLVLSFLLLFLINFLQSRSRQKLERS